A single genomic interval of Phocoena sinus isolate mPhoSin1 chromosome 15, mPhoSin1.pri, whole genome shotgun sequence harbors:
- the SIRPB2 gene encoding signal-regulatory protein beta-2 isoform X1, producing MRSRKSLAHRSHFRLQHRSENGMVASLGEHGRHTLPPVMPTPTRLAHSSPRSWLLALLLVLWGASEQSKGGKWKVLQPEGPMLVAEGETLLLRCTVVGSCTDDMIQWVKVSNQDQQEIYNFKHGFFPGVMPMIQKTLEPFNCDYSIYIHNVTTKHVGTYHCVRLDGLNEPSGKKLDEGTSVFVKRAGDPEPDLWIIQPQELVLATTGDTVLLNCTVLGDGPPGPIRWFRGAGLSREAIYNFRGISYPNVTAVRAYNNDFSILLRGISTEHSGTYYCVKFQRKPNRQYLSGQGTRLRVKAKHTSLQESEFTNERAAKVFPSGLLSVLTLAVLGLKAVTLAALLLALAAHRRNP from the exons ATGAGAAGCAGAAAAAGCCTTGCCCACAGATCTCACTTCAGACTCCAACACCGATCAGAGAACGGAATGGTGGCCAGTCTAGGAGAACACGGGAGGCACACTTTGCCCCCAGTGATGCCCACCCCTACCCGCCTGGCTCATTCATCTCCCCGCTCCTGGCTGCTGGCACTGCTCCTTGTCCTCTGGG GAGCTTCTGAGCAGAGCAAGGGGGGTAAATGGAAGGTCCTGCAGCCTGAGGGCCCCATGCTGGTGGCAGAAGGTGAGACACTCCTGCTGAGGTGTACAGTAGTCGGCTCCTGCactgatgacatgatacaatgGGTCAAGGTGAGCAACCAGGACCAGCAGGAAATTTATAACTTCAAACATGGCTTCTTCCCCGGGGTAATGCCCATGATCCAGAAGACACTGGAACCATTTAATTGCGACTATTCCATCTATATCCACAATGTCACCACGAAACATGTTGGAACCTATCACTGTGTGAGACTTGATGGCTTGAATGAGCCCTCAGGAAAGAAGCTGGATGAGGGCACCTCCGTGTTTGTGAAGA GAGCTGGGGACCCAGAGCCAGACCTCTGGATCATCCAACCCCAAGAGTTGGTGTTGGCGACCACTGGAGACACTGTCTTACTGAACTGCACGGTGCTTGGAGATGGTCCCCCCGGACCCATCAGGTGGTTTCGGGGAGCTGGTCTGAGCCGGGAGGCCATTTACAACTTTAGAGGTATCTCCTACCCCAATGTGACAGCGGTCCGGGCTTACAACAATGATTTCAGCATTCTTCTGCGTGGCATCTCCACTGAGCATTCAGGCACTTATTACTGTGTAAAGTTTCAGAGGAAACCCAACAGGCAATACCTATCTGGACAGGGCACCAGGCTGAGAGTCAAAG CAAAACACACTTCTCTCCAAGAGTCAGAATTCACCAATGAACGTGCAGCCAAGGTATTTCCATCAG GCCTCCTGTCTGTGCTCACTCTTGCGGTCCTGGGGCTGAAAGCAGTGACCTTGGCTGCACTCCTGCTGGCCCTGGCTGCCCACCGGAGGAACCCTTGA
- the SIRPB2 gene encoding signal-regulatory protein beta-2 isoform X2 translates to MRSRKSLAHRSHFRLQHRSENGMVASLGEHGRHTLPPVMPTPTRLAHSSPRSWLLALLLVLWGASEQSKGGKWKVLQPEGPMLVAEGETLLLRCTVVGSCTDDMIQWVKVSNQDQQEIYNFKHGFFPGVMPMIQKTLEPFNCDYSIYIHNVTTKHVGTYHCVRLDGLNEPSGKKLDEGTSVFVKRAGDPEPDLWIIQPQELVLATTGDTVLLNCTVLGDGPPGPIRWFRGAGLSREAIYNFRAKHTSLQESEFTNERAAKVFPSGLLSVLTLAVLGLKAVTLAALLLALAAHRRNP, encoded by the exons ATGAGAAGCAGAAAAAGCCTTGCCCACAGATCTCACTTCAGACTCCAACACCGATCAGAGAACGGAATGGTGGCCAGTCTAGGAGAACACGGGAGGCACACTTTGCCCCCAGTGATGCCCACCCCTACCCGCCTGGCTCATTCATCTCCCCGCTCCTGGCTGCTGGCACTGCTCCTTGTCCTCTGGG GAGCTTCTGAGCAGAGCAAGGGGGGTAAATGGAAGGTCCTGCAGCCTGAGGGCCCCATGCTGGTGGCAGAAGGTGAGACACTCCTGCTGAGGTGTACAGTAGTCGGCTCCTGCactgatgacatgatacaatgGGTCAAGGTGAGCAACCAGGACCAGCAGGAAATTTATAACTTCAAACATGGCTTCTTCCCCGGGGTAATGCCCATGATCCAGAAGACACTGGAACCATTTAATTGCGACTATTCCATCTATATCCACAATGTCACCACGAAACATGTTGGAACCTATCACTGTGTGAGACTTGATGGCTTGAATGAGCCCTCAGGAAAGAAGCTGGATGAGGGCACCTCCGTGTTTGTGAAGA GAGCTGGGGACCCAGAGCCAGACCTCTGGATCATCCAACCCCAAGAGTTGGTGTTGGCGACCACTGGAGACACTGTCTTACTGAACTGCACGGTGCTTGGAGATGGTCCCCCCGGACCCATCAGGTGGTTTCGGGGAGCTGGTCTGAGCCGGGAGGCCATTTACAACTTTAGAG CAAAACACACTTCTCTCCAAGAGTCAGAATTCACCAATGAACGTGCAGCCAAGGTATTTCCATCAG GCCTCCTGTCTGTGCTCACTCTTGCGGTCCTGGGGCTGAAAGCAGTGACCTTGGCTGCACTCCTGCTGGCCCTGGCTGCCCACCGGAGGAACCCTTGA